A single region of the Triticum dicoccoides isolate Atlit2015 ecotype Zavitan chromosome 2B, WEW_v2.0, whole genome shotgun sequence genome encodes:
- the LOC119364892 gene encoding remorin-like, whose protein sequence is MAAEEPKKVEVEAAPEPEAAPPAVPAAEPEAPAKDVTEEKAVIPAPAPAAEEEKPPADDSKALVVVEKVADEPVAEKPTDEKAAHGGSNDRDLALARVESEKRNSLIKAWEENEKTKAENKATKKVSAILSWENTKKANIEAQLKKIEEQLEKKKAEYAEKMKNKAAMIHKEAEEKRAMVEAKKGEELLKAEEMAAKYRATGHSPKKVMGCFGA, encoded by the exons ATGGCCGCGGAGGAGCCCAagaaggtggaggtggaggcggcgcCGGAGCCGGAGGCCGCACCGCCAGCCGTCCCTGCCGCGGAGCCCGAGGCCCCCGCCAAGGACGTCACCGAGGAGAAGGCCgtcatccccgcgcccgcgccggcCGCCGAGGAGGAGAAGCCGCCCGCCGATGACTCCAAGGCCCTCGTCGTCGTCGAGA AGGTTGCAGATGAACCTGTTGCTGAGAAACCCACAGATGAGAAGGCTGCACACGGCGGCTCAAATGACAGAG ACCTCGCTCTTGCAAGGGTGGAAAGTGAGAAGAGGAACTCTTTAATTAAAGCATGGGAGGAGAATGAGAAGACGAAGGCTGAGAACAA GGCTACTAAAAAGGTGTCCGCTATTCTCTCATGGGAGAACACCAAGAAAGCAAACATAGAAGCTCAACTGAAGAAGATTGAG GAGCAATTGGAAAAGAAGAAGGCGGAATACGCCGAGAAGATGAAGAACAAGGCTGCAATGATCCACAAGGAGGCCGAAGAGAAGAGAGCGATGGTCGAGGCAAAGAAAGGGGAGGAGCTCCTCAAGGCCGAGGAGATGGCCGCCAAGTACCGCGCCACCGGCCACTCTCCCAAGAAAGTCATGGGATGCTTCGGGGCCTGA